A genomic region of Streptomyces rimosus contains the following coding sequences:
- a CDS encoding SMODS domain-containing nucleotidyltransferase has protein sequence MALSVHQGFDSFLQQLVPTAGERDAKARHRRSVEASLEASPFGVFLFRETGSFTHGTGVRGHCDVDLLVSIKASRPNSSDTALGWVKSTLQASFPSTEVVVRRPTVQVRFNGGAETWEVLPGFVTLRGGDTPVYDIPGAAGGWLDSAPTAHLGYVNEVNQIPAVAGGAKRLARLAKAWKYYNNVPISSFYLEMRAAQYVAGISNFIPVWDMCLFLEKLSGHQLAAMNDPKNKAGRFTACSSEATRRDALSKLSTAATRARKALDAYQKNDHSTAFAYLDLLFGYHFPIR, from the coding sequence ATGGCACTTTCCGTGCACCAGGGGTTCGACTCCTTCTTGCAGCAGTTGGTACCTACGGCCGGCGAGCGTGACGCGAAGGCGCGCCATCGGCGCAGTGTGGAGGCTTCGCTGGAAGCCTCACCATTCGGAGTCTTCCTGTTCCGGGAGACGGGATCGTTCACCCATGGCACTGGTGTCCGGGGGCACTGCGACGTGGACCTTCTGGTCAGCATCAAAGCCAGCCGCCCCAACAGTTCGGACACCGCCCTGGGCTGGGTGAAGTCCACGCTCCAGGCAAGCTTCCCGTCTACCGAGGTCGTGGTCCGGCGCCCCACAGTCCAAGTCAGGTTCAACGGCGGGGCAGAGACCTGGGAGGTGCTTCCCGGGTTCGTCACCCTCCGGGGCGGTGACACGCCGGTCTACGACATCCCCGGAGCCGCCGGGGGATGGTTGGACTCCGCGCCTACCGCACACCTGGGCTACGTGAACGAGGTCAACCAGATCCCTGCTGTCGCCGGCGGCGCCAAAAGGCTCGCCCGGCTGGCCAAGGCATGGAAGTACTACAACAACGTACCGATCTCCTCCTTTTACCTGGAGATGCGCGCCGCCCAGTACGTGGCGGGCATATCAAACTTTATTCCGGTTTGGGATATGTGCCTGTTCTTGGAGAAGCTCAGCGGCCACCAGCTCGCTGCCATGAACGATCCGAAGAACAAGGCGGGACGGTTTACCGCCTGCTCCAGCGAGGCAACCCGCCGAGACGCACTGTCCAAGCTCAGTACGGCGGCGACCCGCGCCAGAAAGGCGCTCGATGCCTACCAGAAGAATGATCACTCCACAGCATTCGCCTACCTTGACCTTCTGTTCGGGTATCACTTCCCTATCCGGTGA